One Parashewanella spongiae genomic window, GGGATAATTTTTCAATAAATCGGTTGAATGCACAATTTAACTATAAGTTATTAAAGTTAAATACAAAATTAAGCAACCCTAATTCACCCATCAGGTGAGTGCTGAACATTCATATACTTGCCAACCATAGATTTAGGATGATTGCCAACAACGCGTCAGAGCCTACTCTTGTAGTCGGATAAGGTGGATAATTTTTGTTATACATTTATAGAATGCCTTAAAGCTGAATAATTTTGTATTTATCTTTTCAGTGCGTTATTTCTTAGCTTGTTAATTCACTCACTTATTGAGTAATGTGATGGCGACAGTGCGCACTTCTGCTGAGCATGAATCAATATATAGATTCATGCTTAAAAGTCTCCAAGAATACCCAAGCGAAGCCATATCCTATCTGAACTTTGAGGTTTCAAGGTTTGATAGTGATGAAAACTTACAACAGTGTTATCAATTATTAAGCAAAACCGATAGACAAAAGTTGTATGATTTTTTCAACAAGGAACCATCGTCGACTCGCTCTAACTCTCGCACACGAGAGGCTCATTATTGTAAGAAGCCAAGTAATGCTTACCGACGTTTTGCAACCGAGCACCGCTCCATTACTCCAAAATCGAGCACTCAGTATCCCAAGCAAATACAGCAATCACCTTCCTCCCCTAATTCCTTTTTTACTCAGACCAGTGAGCTTATTCACTCTTGGAAACTTAAACAGAAAACCAAAAATCAACTGGGTATTGAGTTAAATGCATTAATTGGTGGTTGCACTAAACTTTCGCAGCTTATTGAAATCATTCACAGCCTAAAAAACGACAAACGGGTCATGGAAACATCATGGGACATAAGGTTAATCCATAAACTTTTACACAAAGCGGCCGAGTTTTCTGACAGCCGTTCATCTAATTTCGACGGCATTTTTAGTGACATAATACGATTTAATTCGTCCTATGAAGCGAAAACATGCATCCTATTACTGAAATTAATTAAGTTAAATCTAAATTTTTCAGATGCCAAAAAGTTGGTGCTAAGCAATGCCGCTGAAGCCAGCGTAATGCAACAATGGGGCATCAAGCCTGATGTTGCCATTTACAGCGCCTTTATCACGGTATGCGCTAAAACTGGCCACTTTGATAGTGCTTGGCAACTGGTGTGTGGTGATAAGCCCGTGATGGCACCTCATCTACCACTAAAGGCAGATTCAATCACCTGCATGAATTTGCTGACGGCCTGCGCTGAATCGGGGCGTTATGCAGAAGCCAAATCATTGGTGTTGGGCGATGGCGATACAGCTACAGATACTGCCAGCTTAATGCAGCAGTGGGGCATCAACCCTGATGTTGCCATTTACAGTGCCTTTATCACGGTATGCGCTAAAACGGGCCACTTTGATAGTGCTTGGCAACTGGTTTGTGGTGATAAGCCTGTGATGGCACCTCATTTGCCATTAAAAGCCAATCAAATCACCTGTCTGAATTTGCTGACAGCCTGCGCTGAAACGGGGCGTTTTAAAGAAGCCAAATCATTGGTGTTGGGCGATGGCGCTACAGCTAGCTTAATGCAACTGTGGGGCATCAAGCCTAATGTTGCCATTTACAATGCCTTTATCACGGTATGCGCTAAAACGGGCCAGTTTGATTGTGCTTGGCGACGGCTGTGTGGTGATAGGCCCGTGATGGCACCTCATTTGCCGTTAAAAGCCAATCAGATCACCTGCACAAATTTGCTGAACGCTTGCGCTGAAATGGGGCGTTATGCAGAAGCCAAATCATTGGTGTTGGGCGATGGCGCTACAGTCAGCTTAATGCAACAATGGGGCATTAAGCCTAACGTTGCCATTTACAATGCCTTTATCACAGTATGCGCTAAAACGGGCCAGTTTGATAGTGCTTGGCAACTGGTGTGTGGTGATAAGCCCATGATGGCACCTCATTTGCCATTAAAAGCCAATCAAATCACCTGCCTGAATTTGCTGGCTGTCTGCGCTGAAACGGGGCGTTATGCAGAAGCCAAATCATTGGTGTTGGGCGATGGCGATACAGATACAGCCAGCTTTATACAACAATGGGGCATCAAGCCTAATATTGCCGTTTACAGCGCCTTTATCACGGTATGCGCTAAAACTGGCCAGTTTGATAGTGCTTGGCAATTGGTGTGTGGTGATAAGCCCATGATGGCACCTCATTTGCCAATAAAATCTAATCACATCACCTGTATTAATTTGCTAACTGCCTGCGCTGAAATGGAGCGTTATGCAGAAGCTAAATCATTAGTGCTGGGTGATGGCGATACAGATACAGCCAGCTTAATGCAGCAATGGGGCATCAAGCCTGATGTTGCCATTTACAGCGCCTTTATCACGGTATGCGCTAAAACGGGCCGGTTTAATAGTGCTTGGCAACTGGTGTGTGGTGATAAGCCCGTGATGGCACCTCATTTGCCATTAAGAGCCAATCAAATCACCTGCATTAATTTGCTGGCTGCCTGCGCTGAAACGGGGCGTTATGCAGAAGCCAAATCATTGGTGTTGGGCGATACAGCTACAGCCAGCTTAATGCAACAATGGGACATCAAACCTAATGTTGTCGTTTACAGTGCCTTTATCACGGTATGCGCTAAAACGGGCCAGTTTGATAGTGCTTGGCAACTGGTGTGTGGTGATAAGCCTGTGATGGCACCTTATCTACCACTAAAGGCAGATTCAATCACCTGCATGAATTTGCTGACTGTCTGCGCTGAAACGGGGCGTTATGCCGAAGCCAAATCATTGGTATTGGGAGATGACGATGGCGATACAACTACAGCCAGTTTAATGCAGCAGTGGGACATCATGCCTAATGTTGCCATTTACAGTGCCTTTATCACGGTATGCGCTAAAACTGGCCAGTTTGATAGTGCTTGGCAACTGGTGTGTGGTGATAAACCCGTGATGGCACCTCATCTGCCTCTAAAGGCAGATTCAATCACCTGCATGAATTTGCTGACTGTCTGCGCTGAAACGGGGCATTTTGCCGAAGCCAAATCATTGGTGTTGGCCGATGACGATGGCGATACAACTACAGCCAGCTTAATGCAACAATGGGGCATCAAGCCTAATGTTGCCATTTACAATGCTTTTATCACGGTATGCGCTAAAACGGGTCAGTTTGATAGAGCTTGGCAACTGGTGTGTGGTGATAAGCCCGTGATGGCACCTTATTTGCCATTAAAAGCCAATCAAATCACCTGCACGAATTTGCTGACAGCCTGCGCTGAAACGGGGCGTTATGCCGAAGCCAAATCATTGGTGTTGGCCGATGACGATGGCGATACAGCTACAGCCAGCTTAATGCAACAATGGGGCATCAAGCCTAATGTTGCCATTTACAATGCCTTTATCACGGTATGCGCTCAAACGGGCCTGTTTGATAGTGCTTGGCAACTGGTGTGTGGGGATAAGCCCGTGATGGCACCTCATCTACCACTAAGGGCAGATTCAATCACCTGCCTGAATTTGCTGACGGCCTGCGCTGAAACGGGGCGTTATGCAGAAGCCAAAACATTGGTGTTGGGTGATACAGCTACAGCCAGCTTAATGCAACAGTGGGGCATCAAGCCTAATGTTGCCATTTACAATGCCTTTACTAAAGTATGTATTAAGGCAAAAGAATTTGATATTGGAATATGGTATTTAGAAAAAATTATGAACGAATGTAACATGATTACTCCTTCACAAATATATGCTCAACTTGCGCCGCTTGAAAAAGATAATTTCGCAAGCATGATTGATAAAGGGATAACACAAGGAATATATAAAAAAAGTGTTGGCTTAATGAATCATTGTATCGATTTGCATATGGATAAAATCTTCGAAGGACATTCAGGCGATGGTACACATATTCGAGGTGTTCCATTAGCTTTCGCAAAACTATTATTTTGTTACCACAAAAAAAACAATGAACCCAACATCACATCGATCATAACTGGATACCATGGCAATAATACGTTAAAAAATGGAATGATAAGTTTTCTCAAAAATGAATTTGGACTTGAGTTTATCGAGGATGAATTCAACTCAGGAATGATAGTATTGAGCGAGTCTACCCATTAACTTGATACTAGCGAGCACACTTTTTAGTATGATCGCATAATAAAATGAACATCATAGAACAACGACAATATTATAATGCTAAATGCATTTTTGTTTTAATGTTCTAAATGGTTTTGGGGGCAAAACTCTGCCAGCTTAGTAGCTGTCATGAGTCTGGTCAAAAACGTGTTTAAAATAAATCCTAATCCACTGACTTTAATTTCTTAAAAAATAATACCAATTACAGTAATTAATCTCTCACTCAGCAAGAGATAAAGGTTTTCAGTACAACCGACATTGCGCACACGAAATAGTTATGTGGTTAAGGTTGAATAAGAAATCACTTTTTATCTATATTTTACTTTAAATTAACCGATATTAACATTTTCACAACGCAAAAATGAGTAACCATTTATTAATTTTGGGTTTTTAATAGATGTGCTCAATGTCAGGTACAAGACGCATGTTCGGAATACTATCGGGATAATTCAAGAACGTGCAACGCAGTAATGGAATCCTTTAGCCTTGCCCTTCGGGAGCTTATATGCGCAAAAATTACTTCACAAAATTATCTCAACGTAGAATAACTATGTTTTCACCAATTTCGTTTGTACTTTGTGCGCATACATAGCTCTGAGTTGAGCATTTAATTACTGTAATTGGTATAATTATCGAATTTCCACTCACTTAAATCTGTTCAAAAAAGAACTTGCTTTACATCTTATTATGTATTACAAATTAACCTTGTAGTACATAGTATACTTGTAATACATAAAAGAGGCTATTTTGGAATCTTCAGAAAATAAATTAGACGTGCAATTTCGAAAAGGAACGCTTGAAATGTCTATTTTGGCATTGCTTAACCGTGAACCGATGTTTGGACTTCAGTTGCTTAAAAGGTTGCACGAATTCGAGACAATGAAGATAACGGAAGGAACGCTTTATCCATTATTAGATCGATTGAAGCGTGACAAAGTTGTCGAGAGATTTTGGGTTCAAGAAGGTGATGAGAGGCCGAGGAAATACTATCAATTATCAGTCGTTGGCAGAACTAAGCTTACCGCTTTAAAAATGAGATGGCTTAAATCAGTAAATGATATTCAATCACTTCTAGATCAATAACAATAATCATGGAAAGAGCAATGGCAAGAAACGAGTTAATACATACATATCTATCAGAGCTTGAAATATATCTTTCAAGAATTAATAAAGTTCAAGCACAAGAAATTGTAAAAGAGATCGAAAGCCATATTTATGATTCGCTCATGATGGAAGAAGATAATCATGATACTACCGAAGTAGTTTTGGGTAGGTTGGGCACTCCTCAAGAACTAGCATCAGTGTACATTGAACACATTAATATTGGTGTTGCACCACCAAAAGGTTTAAAGCCCATGACGAAAATAACAATGGAAATGAGTAAGAGCTTTTATTATCTCATTTTTGTTTTAGGAGGTAGCTTAGGACTATCGCTCATTGCAACTGCATTAGCAAAACTGATTGTTCCATCTAAGTTTGGAGTTTGGATTGCAGAGCATGGAAACAGCATCATTGTTTCATTTAGCAATAACAGCTATCACTCAAAAGAAATTCCAGCGATTTGGTTAGTGCCAATATCTTTACTCGCAGGGCTTGTAACTTTATATCTCACAAAACGTCTTACACAGCTGCTAAAAGTGTTCGTTTAAACCAATGATGACAAGGATTAAGTCGTGAAATTATTATTAACTAATTTAAAGCACTTCGGATTCACTTTCTTTATTTTACTCACCTTACTGATTCTGTTTGGGATTAATATTGGTGCTGATGCCAAATTACATGAAGATAAGCTGGCGTATAAATTAAGTGGTGAAACTCATGTCTTTTTTGATGATGATAAACTGATAAAGAAGGTATTAAGAGGAAGGCAAGATGATGGTTTTTATGTTGAAACAACAACGTATGATTCAACTACACCTATTAGTTTCCCAATCTCATTCCCACAAGATGAAAGTCAATTTTCAGTAACACTTAGCAATGAATTTGAAGTTCCATCATCTAGATATCATGATGGTGAATCTATTATTGCTGTTTCTGACTTTGAAAGTAGCTTTGGTGCTTTTAGAGACTTCTTAGTCACGCATGGCATTGTTGATAAACAACTTAACTGGACGTTTGGAAAAGGACATTTGGTATTAGTAGGAGATTTTGTTGATAGAGGAGCATCAACAACACAGTTGCTTTGGGGTATTTACCAGTTAGAACAATCTGCGAAAAAATTAGGAGGAAAAGTACATTACATCATCGGTAATCACGAAATTAAAAGCCTACAAGGAAACTACCAATCAGCTCATGAAAAGTATTTCTACATCGCAGGAATACTTGGCAAACAGCAGTATCAATTATTCGATCATAATTCATTTTTAGGCCGTTGGTTAGCATCCAAAAATGTTGTCGAAGTAATTAATGATGTTGCATTCGTGCATGGCGGTTTACACCCACAAATTCAAAACCATTCAGATACACTAGATGATATTAATCATATTGTTCGCAATGGCTATCGGCAGCTTTATTTTACTCCAGTGAAAGAGTCAAAAGAATCCTTTTTAAGGTCAAGTACAACAGGCTTGGCATGGTATCGTGGGTATTTTAAAGATGATCTGACTCATCAACAAATTGATCAAGGGTTAAAATCGATAAAAGCGAAATCAGTAGTTGTAGGTCACACAATTCAAAGCAAAGTTAATTCATTGTACGACGGAAAAGTAATTGCTATTGATGTTAAGCATCCACAAGACTATTTAACCAGTATTCCTTTTAGGAATATCGAAGGGCTTCTTATAAAGAATGGTGAGCGATTTAGACTATTAGATAATGGTGAGACCCTTTCACTGTAGAAAA contains:
- a CDS encoding PadR family transcriptional regulator; translated protein: MESSENKLDVQFRKGTLEMSILALLNREPMFGLQLLKRLHEFETMKITEGTLYPLLDRLKRDKVVERFWVQEGDERPRKYYQLSVVGRTKLTALKMRWLKSVNDIQSLLDQ
- a CDS encoding HAAS signaling domain-containing protein, which gives rise to MERAMARNELIHTYLSELEIYLSRINKVQAQEIVKEIESHIYDSLMMEEDNHDTTEVVLGRLGTPQELASVYIEHINIGVAPPKGLKPMTKITMEMSKSFYYLIFVLGGSLGLSLIATALAKLIVPSKFGVWIAEHGNSIIVSFSNNSYHSKEIPAIWLVPISLLAGLVTLYLTKRLTQLLKVFV
- a CDS encoding metallophosphoesterase, translated to MKLLLTNLKHFGFTFFILLTLLILFGINIGADAKLHEDKLAYKLSGETHVFFDDDKLIKKVLRGRQDDGFYVETTTYDSTTPISFPISFPQDESQFSVTLSNEFEVPSSRYHDGESIIAVSDFESSFGAFRDFLVTHGIVDKQLNWTFGKGHLVLVGDFVDRGASTTQLLWGIYQLEQSAKKLGGKVHYIIGNHEIKSLQGNYQSAHEKYFYIAGILGKQQYQLFDHNSFLGRWLASKNVVEVINDVAFVHGGLHPQIQNHSDTLDDINHIVRNGYRQLYFTPVKESKESFLRSSTTGLAWYRGYFKDDLTHQQIDQGLKSIKAKSVVVGHTIQSKVNSLYDGKVIAIDVKHPQDYLTSIPFRNIEGLLIKNGERFRLLDNGETLSL